In a single window of the Eshraghiella crossota genome:
- a CDS encoding DHH family phosphoesterase, with translation MSKFCNIIENITSEHVYIQTHNFPDADAIASAFGLSVLLEKYGINSSICYRGQIERYSTNELVNSLGIKMINIEELKDINRNDEVILVDSQKGNSNIITTKGDEIICIDHHPTFENSLDSYRYADVRPELGACSTIIAEYYMDNNIPIDKRVATALIYGICTDTMGLTRGVTDKDVDTYSYLFKIADKQILKALEHCSISIDDLKAYANAINSIKVCDNVSFANTGSNCPEALIASISDFMLDLIEVDFSVVYSLKKEGIKISVRSMGKYNAGRITNKALSGIGCGGGHEVMAGGFVPLKEGEWDIDAVIGDIQERFLRAM, from the coding sequence ATGAGTAAATTTTGCAACATAATTGAGAATATAACAAGTGAGCATGTGTATATACAGACACATAATTTCCCAGATGCGGATGCCATTGCATCAGCGTTCGGACTCTCAGTTCTGTTGGAAAAATATGGAATTAATTCATCAATTTGTTACAGAGGACAGATTGAGAGATACAGCACGAATGAACTTGTGAACAGTCTTGGCATCAAGATGATTAATATTGAAGAATTGAAGGATATCAACCGGAATGATGAGGTTATCCTTGTGGATTCACAGAAGGGCAATAGTAATATTATCACTACCAAGGGTGATGAGATTATATGTATTGACCATCATCCTACGTTTGAGAATTCCCTTGATTCTTACAGATATGCTGATGTAAGACCTGAGCTTGGTGCGTGTTCCACTATAATAGCTGAATATTATATGGACAATAATATTCCTATTGATAAGAGAGTTGCGACAGCACTTATTTATGGAATATGCACAGATACCATGGGCCTTACAAGAGGAGTTACCGATAAGGATGTTGATACTTACAGTTATCTTTTTAAGATAGCGGATAAGCAGATTCTTAAGGCACTTGAACACTGTTCCATAAGTATTGATGATCTTAAGGCATATGCTAATGCGATTAACTCCATTAAGGTATGTGACAATGTAAGTTTTGCCAATACCGGTTCTAATTGTCCGGAGGCTCTTATAGCCTCGATATCTGATTTTATGCTGGATCTTATTGAAGTTGATTTCTCGGTTGTATATTCTCTTAAGAAAGAGGGAATTAAGATTTCCGTCAGAAGCATGGGTAAATACAACGCGGGAAGGATTACCAATAAAGCATTGTCCGGAATTGGATGTGGCGGAGGCCACGAAGTTATGGCAGGCGGTTTTGTTCCTCTCAAGGAGGGAGAATGGGATATTGATGCCGTAATAGGTGATATTCAGGAACGCTTTTTGCGTGCAATGTAA
- a CDS encoding ABC transporter ATP-binding protein, producing MLALELKDVNYSYFTKEKETKALQDINLSVKKGQFISIVGPSGCGKSTLLSIICGLIEPTSGEVIVNGRPVKDEMRNIGYMLQHDHLFEWRSVYGNVMLGLDIHRKKDTRNLATHYLSQYGLLDFKNSRPSELSGGMRQRVALIRTLMMEPDILLLDEPFSALDYQTRLTVCDDISSIIKKEHKTAILVTHDLAEAISVGESVYVLTKRPGRFKAAIDLDFCNDLSSLERRDTAAFRDYFNILWKELSDNE from the coding sequence ATGCTGGCTTTGGAATTAAAAGACGTAAACTATTCCTATTTTACAAAAGAGAAAGAAACAAAAGCCCTTCAGGATATTAATCTATCCGTAAAAAAAGGACAATTCATATCCATAGTCGGTCCGTCCGGTTGTGGTAAATCCACGCTTCTGTCCATAATATGCGGTCTTATCGAACCAACTTCAGGTGAAGTAATCGTAAATGGCCGCCCGGTAAAAGACGAAATGCGTAACATCGGATATATGCTCCAGCATGACCATCTTTTTGAATGGCGCAGTGTATACGGAAACGTTATGCTAGGGCTTGATATACACAGAAAAAAAGACACACGAAATCTTGCCACCCACTATCTCTCCCAATATGGTCTCCTCGATTTTAAAAATTCAAGACCAAGCGAGCTTTCAGGCGGTATGCGGCAAAGAGTTGCTCTTATACGCACACTTATGATGGAACCGGATATTCTCCTTTTAGACGAACCGTTTTCAGCTCTTGATTACCAGACACGGCTTACCGTATGTGACGATATAAGCTCTATCATAAAAAAAGAACATAAAACCGCAATACTTGTAACCCATGACCTTGCGGAAGCAATTTCTGTAGGAGAAAGTGTCTACGTGCTTACTAAACGTCCGGGACGTTTCAAAGCGGCAATTGACCTTGACTTCTGCAACGATTTAAGTTCCTTAGAACGTCGTGATACAGCAGCATTCCGTGATTACTTTAATATCTTGTGGAAGGAGTTGTCCGACAATGAATAA
- a CDS encoding ABC transporter permease, translating to MNKIKTHSDYLKSVFRHKVLIHFLRIFLAVFFVSAWEICAEKGIIDSFIFSSPKRIVKCFIELTKNGFLIRHVWKTIYETLICFIFVMITAIAAAVLMWLNRNIFKVAEPFLVLLNSLPKSALAPVLIVWLGNSTKTVIIAAVSVAVFGAMLSIYTSFTETDKEKIKLIRTLGGKKRHVLFYLLFPSSLPTIVNAMKVNLGLSLVGVIIGEFLAAKEGLGYLIIYGSQVFKMDWVLLSIVLLSILSVILYIIIGIFEKRTSGR from the coding sequence ATGAATAAAATCAAAACACACTCTGATTATCTTAAATCAGTATTCCGTCATAAAGTATTAATTCATTTCCTTCGTATTTTTCTGGCGGTTTTCTTCGTGTCAGCATGGGAAATTTGTGCAGAAAAGGGAATTATCGACTCTTTTATATTCAGCAGTCCAAAACGGATTGTTAAATGTTTTATTGAACTGACAAAAAACGGTTTTCTCATACGCCATGTATGGAAAACCATTTATGAAACACTTATATGCTTTATATTTGTTATGATTACCGCCATTGCAGCTGCCGTACTTATGTGGCTTAACAGAAATATCTTCAAAGTTGCCGAACCTTTCCTCGTATTGCTCAACAGCCTTCCAAAATCCGCTCTCGCTCCGGTTCTTATTGTATGGCTCGGCAACAGCACTAAAACGGTAATTATAGCCGCCGTATCTGTTGCTGTATTCGGTGCAATGCTCAGTATATATACCTCTTTTACAGAGACCGACAAGGAAAAAATAAAATTAATCCGGACCCTCGGCGGAAAGAAACGTCATGTTCTGTTTTACCTTCTCTTTCCGTCATCACTGCCGACAATCGTAAATGCCATGAAAGTCAATCTGGGGCTTTCCCTTGTAGGTGTAATCATCGGTGAATTCCTTGCAGCAAAGGAAGGACTTGGTTATTTAATCATCTACGGCAGCCAGGTATTTAAAATGGACTGGGTACTTCTTTCCATTGTTTTACTTTCTATTCTTTCAGTAATTCTTTATATAATTATCGGAATATTTGAAAAGAGGACTTCCGGCAGATAA
- a CDS encoding lysophospholipid acyltransferase family protein → MLRLIVMALRSFFFLIYEINKCNYMMKRPEKYSELDKYREVQKIVDKMRKNSRTTTKVYGKENLPETGNYVMYANHQGHYDGLGIVCNHDRPLTIIIDSKREHQMIVRQMLPMVGGHGINLKDARQQMKTMMTVTRELKEGKIYLLFPEGKYGDNKNTLQDFKAGVFKCAMDAKVPVIPVALIDSYKAMDGNSLRKVTTQVHYLKPIPYEEYKDMKKTELAELTKSRIQEAINEYAK, encoded by the coding sequence ATGTTGAGACTTATTGTTATGGCACTTCGTTCATTTTTCTTTCTGATATATGAAATTAATAAATGTAATTATATGATGAAACGTCCGGAGAAATATAGCGAACTTGACAAGTATCGTGAGGTACAGAAAATTGTGGATAAGATGCGAAAAAATTCCAGGACCACCACAAAGGTTTATGGAAAGGAAAATCTGCCGGAAACAGGCAATTATGTAATGTATGCCAACCATCAGGGACATTATGACGGGTTAGGAATTGTGTGCAATCATGACAGACCTCTTACTATTATTATCGACAGCAAGAGGGAACATCAGATGATTGTCAGGCAGATGCTTCCTATGGTAGGGGGGCACGGCATTAATCTTAAAGACGCCAGACAGCAGATGAAGACCATGATGACTGTTACCAGGGAACTTAAAGAAGGAAAAATATATCTGCTTTTTCCTGAGGGTAAGTATGGTGACAATAAGAATACCCTTCAGGATTTTAAAGCAGGTGTATTTAAGTGCGCGATGGATGCCAAAGTGCCGGTTATACCGGTGGCACTTATTGATTCCTATAAAGCAATGGATGGCAACAGCCTCAGGAAAGTGACAACACAGGTACATTACCTGAAGCCGATACCATATGAAGAATATAAAGATATGAAAAAGACAGAGCTTGCTGAACTTACTAAATCAAGAATACAGGAAGCAATTAACGAGTATGCAAAGTAA
- a CDS encoding D-alanyl-D-alanine carboxypeptidase family protein, producing MKKVFSFIISFILILSSAHISVTADELSLTSKSAILMEASTGKIIYEHNPDEILRPASITKIMTLILIFDAIHDGRIKMDDTVTVSEHAASMGGSQVFLEAGETQTVETLIKCIAIASANDACVAMAEYIDTSEENFVAHMNERAKGLSMTNTNFVNCCGLDADNHVTTARDVALMSKELINKYPEIHNISTIWMDTITHVTRRGESDFTLTNTNKLIKQYEWATGLKTGSTSLAGFCLSATAKRNDIELISVVMASKDGKSRVADSIKLLNYGYSLCQMYKDSNMPNIPSPGISGGMIKELDCEYSDNFSYLFTEKYDEALITKDFEFIDGLKAPVKEGDVVGQLCYKYNGTLIGTIDVKSSVTVKKAGYKDYFSFLAKNVFCI from the coding sequence ATGAAGAAGGTTTTTTCTTTTATTATTTCTTTTATACTTATCCTATCATCTGCCCATATCAGTGTGACTGCCGATGAGCTTAGCTTAACCTCCAAATCAGCAATTCTCATGGAAGCATCTACAGGAAAAATCATTTATGAGCATAACCCCGATGAAATTCTCCGCCCTGCCAGTATTACAAAGATAATGACGCTTATACTGATTTTTGATGCCATACATGACGGCAGAATCAAAATGGATGACACTGTAACAGTATCCGAACATGCTGCTTCAATGGGCGGCAGTCAGGTCTTTCTTGAAGCCGGCGAGACCCAGACCGTTGAAACCCTTATTAAATGCATTGCCATTGCAAGTGCCAATGATGCCTGTGTAGCCATGGCAGAATACATTGACACATCTGAGGAAAATTTTGTTGCCCATATGAATGAACGTGCCAAAGGTCTTTCAATGACTAACACAAATTTTGTCAACTGCTGCGGTCTTGATGCCGATAATCATGTAACCACAGCGAGGGATGTGGCACTCATGTCAAAGGAACTTATCAATAAATATCCTGAAATACATAATATTTCAACAATCTGGATGGACACAATAACCCATGTTACAAGGCGGGGTGAAAGCGATTTTACCCTTACCAATACCAATAAACTTATCAAGCAGTACGAATGGGCAACAGGGTTAAAAACAGGTTCTACGAGTCTTGCCGGATTCTGTCTTTCCGCTACCGCAAAAAGAAACGATATTGAGCTTATTTCCGTTGTTATGGCATCCAAGGACGGCAAATCCCGTGTTGCCGATTCTATCAAACTTCTTAACTATGGTTATTCACTATGTCAGATGTATAAGGATTCCAATATGCCCAATATCCCCTCTCCCGGAATATCCGGTGGCATGATTAAAGAGCTTGACTGCGAATATAGTGACAATTTTTCTTATCTTTTCACAGAAAAATATGACGAAGCCCTTATTACAAAAGATTTTGAATTTATTGATGGACTGAAAGCCCCGGTTAAGGAGGGTGATGTTGTCGGGCAGCTTTGCTACAAATACAATGGTACGCTTATAGGGACTATTGATGTCAAATCTTCCGTTACCGTTAAAAAAGCGGGCTATAAGGACTATTTCTCATTTCTTGCAAAAAATGTGTTCTGTATATAA
- the pulA gene encoding type I pullulanase has translation MKKLRKLFAILLVALMVFSMAACGKKKDQGSVETTTPVETESTTDNSNKATELTLNVHYLREDGVYDGWNVWLWPDGGEDGKAYTFGTDKDEHGVKTTAVFPAGTTTIGFIVRLNEWESKDIDSDQFITLNGVIAGTVEVYITSGVEGYKLELGEDCVTGLSVLSAELDGDFQTLKITLTEEYKDNEIKVTDAEGKELAIDSVEKDSGDAKKIIVKLKEKADQFGKYKVMLGNVGYDVTVPDYYSTSEFEDAYTYDGDDLGASWSKDSTTFKVWAPTAKAVKVNTYKSGVKGTDDLIKSYDMTLDKNGVWTVKAEGDLNGVFYLYEADFGSSKTEACDPYAKAVGVNGDRAMVIDLSSTDPDGWDKDTNPNKKLNATDASVYELHIRDLSADSSSGIKNIGKYLGLTETGTTNGSGQATGLDHIKELGVTHVQIGPMYDYATVDETKLDTKQYNWGYDPKNYNVPEGSYSSDPYNGAARVSEVKQMVKALHDNGLSVVMDVVYNHTYNTSYCFNELVPDYFYRPGANGSGCGNDVASERAMVSKFIVDSVVYWAKEYHIDGFRFDLVGLIDMDTIKAIRTELDKIDPSIILYGEGWSMTTKITKSGVTLATQMYVNKLDRFAMFSDTIRDAIKGSVFNADEKGYVNGNISNTDVIKKAIQGKTGWSEKGSQNIVYASCHDNRTLWDEINLSNPNDSMEDKVKQNLLSAAIVYTSQGTPFILAGEEILRSKPNGDGTFSSDSYNAGDEVNSIKWSTLSDATYQKVFNYYKGMIAFRKAHASLRIMDTASSYYKFTEDTDKGVIAYELTGVKEEVSDSIFVVYNPLSEATTVTLPEGDWTICVQGDKAGTDSLGTANGKITVDGISCTILVKGATK, from the coding sequence ATGAAAAAATTGCGTAAATTATTTGCAATTCTTCTTGTGGCACTTATGGTATTTTCCATGGCAGCCTGCGGCAAGAAGAAGGACCAGGGATCGGTTGAGACAACAACTCCTGTAGAGACAGAGTCTACAACCGATAATTCCAACAAAGCAACAGAGCTTACTCTTAATGTCCATTATTTAAGAGAAGACGGCGTGTATGATGGCTGGAATGTATGGCTTTGGCCGGATGGCGGTGAAGATGGTAAGGCATACACATTCGGAACAGACAAGGATGAACACGGTGTTAAGACAACAGCAGTATTTCCTGCAGGTACAACAACTATAGGTTTTATTGTCAGACTCAATGAATGGGAATCAAAGGATATTGATTCCGATCAGTTTATTACATTGAACGGTGTTATCGCCGGAACAGTTGAAGTATACATAACTTCAGGTGTTGAAGGATACAAATTAGAGCTAGGAGAAGATTGCGTGACAGGGCTTAGTGTATTAAGTGCAGAGCTGGATGGAGATTTCCAGACACTTAAGATAACATTAACAGAAGAATACAAGGACAATGAAATTAAAGTTACTGACGCAGAAGGCAAAGAATTAGCTATTGACAGTGTTGAAAAAGATTCAGGTGATGCTAAGAAGATAATTGTTAAACTTAAAGAAAAAGCAGACCAGTTTGGCAAATATAAAGTAATGCTGGGAAACGTCGGATATGATGTAACAGTACCTGATTATTATTCTACATCTGAATTTGAAGATGCTTATACATATGACGGAGATGACCTTGGAGCATCATGGTCTAAGGATTCCACAACATTTAAAGTATGGGCACCAACGGCTAAGGCTGTTAAAGTGAATACATACAAGTCAGGTGTTAAGGGAACAGATGACCTTATTAAATCATATGATATGACACTTGATAAGAATGGCGTATGGACAGTTAAGGCAGAAGGAGACCTTAATGGCGTATTCTATTTATATGAAGCAGATTTTGGCTCATCTAAGACAGAGGCATGTGATCCATATGCTAAGGCAGTCGGAGTCAATGGTGACAGGGCAATGGTAATTGATTTATCATCAACAGACCCTGACGGATGGGATAAGGATACTAATCCTAATAAGAAACTTAATGCTACAGATGCATCAGTATATGAACTTCATATAAGAGACCTTTCGGCTGATTCATCATCAGGTATTAAGAATATAGGTAAATATCTTGGACTGACAGAAACAGGAACAACTAATGGTTCAGGACAGGCAACAGGTCTTGATCATATCAAAGAACTTGGTGTAACACATGTCCAGATCGGACCAATGTATGATTATGCAACAGTTGACGAGACTAAGTTAGATACAAAACAGTACAACTGGGGTTATGATCCTAAGAATTACAATGTACCTGAGGGTTCATACTCATCAGATCCATATAATGGAGCAGCACGTGTAAGTGAAGTTAAACAGATGGTTAAGGCATTACATGATAATGGATTAAGCGTTGTTATGGACGTCGTATATAACCATACATACAATACAAGCTACTGCTTCAATGAACTCGTACCTGATTATTTCTATCGTCCGGGTGCTAATGGTTCAGGCTGTGGCAATGATGTAGCTTCAGAGAGAGCTATGGTAAGTAAGTTTATTGTTGATTCTGTAGTATACTGGGCTAAAGAATATCATATCGACGGCTTCAGATTTGACCTTGTAGGCCTTATTGATATGGATACGATTAAAGCAATCAGAACAGAATTAGATAAGATAGATCCTTCTATCATTCTTTATGGTGAAGGCTGGAGCATGACAACTAAGATTACTAAGTCAGGTGTAACACTGGCAACACAGATGTACGTTAATAAGTTAGACAGATTTGCAATGTTCAGTGATACAATCCGTGATGCAATTAAAGGTAGTGTATTTAATGCAGATGAAAAAGGATATGTCAACGGAAACATCTCTAATACAGATGTAATTAAGAAAGCAATCCAGGGCAAGACCGGCTGGTCAGAAAAGGGCTCACAGAACATTGTCTATGCATCATGCCACGATAACAGGACATTATGGGATGAAATCAATTTATCTAATCCAAATGACAGTATGGAAGATAAAGTTAAACAGAATCTTCTTTCAGCAGCTATTGTATATACTTCACAGGGAACACCATTTATCCTTGCCGGTGAAGAAATATTAAGAAGCAAGCCTAATGGTGACGGAACATTTAGCAGCGACAGTTATAATGCAGGTGATGAAGTAAACAGCATTAAGTGGAGCACATTAAGTGATGCTACATACCAGAAAGTATTTAATTACTATAAGGGAATGATAGCATTCAGAAAAGCACATGCTTCATTAAGAATAATGGACACTGCTTCAAGTTATTATAAGTTTACTGAAGACACGGACAAGGGTGTTATTGCTTATGAATTAACAGGTGTTAAGGAAGAAGTATCAGATTCAATCTTTGTTGTATATAACCCATTAAGTGAAGCAACAACAGTTACACTTCCGGAAGGTGACTGGACAATCTGCGTACAGGGCGACAAGGCAGGAACTGATTCTCTCGGAACAGCAAACGGAAAAATTACTGTAGATGGAATTTCATGTACAATACTTGTAAAAGGCGCAACAAAGTAA
- a CDS encoding ABC transporter ATP-binding protein: MPAPRGMKPTVNNPAQVLKRILNLVFKRYKFACIFVALCIVVNVFSTLQGTMFIRTLIDDFIIPLLKQDVPDYTALSKEILRVGCIYLVGVLASFGNAKTMVYVTQGTLKYTRDELFHHMESLPIRYFDTHSHGDIMSVYTNDVDTLRQMISQSMPQFLNSIIMIVGIVISMVSISLPLTGVAFVMVAVMIILTKKVSGLSGKYFVAQQRDLGAVNGYIEEMMAGQKVVKVFCHEEEGKEKFKELNDRLFDSAYNANKYANIIGPINAQLGNLSYVVIAIAGGLFAIYGIAGVTIGGLVSFLTLSKSLNMPINQISMQFNSIIMALAGGERIFSLLDEKPEVDEGYVTLVNAVKKDGVISETKDRTGLWAWKHYHKENNTTDYIELKGDVEFFDVDFGYNDEKIVLHNVDLYATPGQKIAFVGSTGAGKTTITNLINRFYDIQDGKIRYDGININKIKKADLRKSLGIVLQDTHLFTGTVMDNIRYGRLDASDEDVYAAAKLANAHGFIKHLPKGYDTMLTGDGANLSQGQRQLLAIARAAIADPPVLILDEATSSIDTRTEKIVQDGMDRLMKGRTTFVIAHRLSTVKNADCIMVLEQGRIIERGSHDELIAKKGRYYQLYTGNNIGE, translated from the coding sequence ATGCCTGCACCAAGAGGAATGAAACCTACAGTAAACAATCCTGCACAGGTTTTAAAAAGAATTTTAAACCTTGTATTCAAAAGATATAAATTTGCCTGCATATTTGTTGCGTTATGTATAGTGGTAAACGTTTTTTCAACATTGCAGGGAACAATGTTCATAAGAACACTTATTGATGATTTTATCATACCGCTTTTAAAACAGGATGTACCTGATTATACTGCTTTGTCGAAAGAAATATTAAGAGTTGGCTGCATATACCTTGTAGGTGTTCTTGCTTCATTCGGCAATGCCAAGACAATGGTATATGTAACACAGGGAACATTAAAATACACAAGGGACGAGCTTTTTCATCATATGGAGTCTCTTCCTATCAGATACTTTGATACGCACTCACACGGAGATATTATGTCCGTATATACCAATGACGTAGATACTTTAAGACAGATGATAAGCCAGAGCATGCCACAGTTCCTTAACAGCATAATTATGATTGTTGGAATTGTAATAAGCATGGTTTCAATAAGTCTTCCGCTTACAGGAGTAGCCTTTGTAATGGTAGCGGTAATGATTATTCTTACAAAAAAAGTATCAGGACTCAGCGGAAAGTATTTTGTCGCACAGCAGAGAGACCTGGGTGCCGTGAACGGATATATCGAAGAAATGATGGCAGGACAGAAAGTTGTAAAAGTATTCTGCCATGAAGAAGAAGGAAAAGAAAAATTCAAAGAACTCAATGACAGACTTTTTGACAGCGCATATAATGCCAACAAATACGCTAATATAATAGGACCTATTAATGCACAGCTTGGTAATTTAAGTTACGTTGTAATAGCTATTGCGGGCGGACTTTTTGCAATATACGGAATAGCCGGAGTAACAATCGGAGGACTCGTAAGTTTCCTCACCCTGAGCAAAAGCCTTAATATGCCTATTAACCAGATCAGTATGCAGTTTAACAGTATTATTATGGCACTTGCGGGAGGGGAAAGAATTTTCTCACTTCTTGATGAAAAACCTGAGGTTGACGAGGGTTATGTAACGCTTGTAAATGCTGTAAAAAAAGATGGTGTAATAAGCGAGACCAAAGACCGTACAGGTCTATGGGCATGGAAGCACTATCATAAGGAAAATAATACAACCGATTATATAGAGCTTAAAGGTGATGTGGAATTTTTTGATGTGGATTTTGGATATAATGATGAAAAAATTGTACTTCACAATGTTGACCTGTATGCTACGCCCGGACAGAAGATTGCATTTGTAGGCTCAACAGGAGCAGGCAAGACCACCATAACTAACCTTATTAACCGCTTTTATGATATACAGGATGGAAAAATCCGTTATGATGGCATTAATATTAATAAGATAAAAAAAGCAGATTTGAGAAAATCACTTGGTATTGTATTGCAGGACACACATCTTTTTACCGGTACTGTTATGGATAACATAAGATACGGAAGACTCGATGCAAGCGATGAGGATGTGTATGCGGCAGCGAAACTTGCCAATGCCCACGGCTTTATAAAACATCTTCCTAAGGGTTACGATACTATGCTTACAGGTGACGGCGCCAATTTAAGCCAGGGACAGAGGCAGTTACTTGCCATTGCCAGAGCTGCAATAGCAGACCCTCCGGTTCTTATCCTTGATGAAGCAACATCTTCTATTGATACCAGAACTGAAAAAATAGTCCAGGACGGTATGGACAGACTGATGAAAGGCAGAACAACTTTTGTTATTGCCCACAGACTTTCCACTGTAAAAAATGCTGACTGTATAATGGTTCTTGAGCAGGGACGTATCATTGAAAGGGGCTCACATGATGAACTTATTGCGAAAAAAGGAAGATATTACCAGTTATATACAGGAAATAATATCGGTGAATAA
- a CDS encoding ABC transporter ATP-binding protein produces MIKTLLKHVKQYKAASIATPFFMILEVAMEMTVPYLMASLVDDGIEKSDMRHIIMVGGIMFIAALVGLFAGLMGGKYGAKASAGFAKNLREGMYNNIQTFSFSNIDKFSTAGLVTRLTTDVTNVQNSYQMILRMCMRAPASLIFAMIISFTINVKMASIFLIAVIILGGILTILMLKANRYFKQAFPKYDELNESVQENVSAIRVVKAYVREEHEDRKFKKASNNIYSMFVKAENVLVFNNPAMMVAIYTCMLLISWIGAKLIVSSNETALTVGNLTSLISYCMNILISLMMLSMVFVMISMSVSSAERIAEVLNEKADIVNPDKPVMEVKDGSIIFNHVNFKYKKDSKDMVLSDIQLDIKSGETIGIIGGTGSAKTSLVNLISRLYDVTDGDIEVGGVDVRKYDLETLRNRVSVVLQKNVLFSGTILENLRWGNKEATEEECIRACRLACADEFIEKFPDGYNTYIEQGGTNVSGGQRQRLCIARALLKNPKILILDDSTSAVDTTTDKKIRTAFKTEIPDITKIIIAQRISSVQDADRIIVMEDGKINGVGTHEELLAGNDIYKEVYESQTGTGGDFDENSKGGDK; encoded by the coding sequence ATGATAAAGACCTTATTAAAACACGTAAAGCAGTATAAGGCAGCATCCATAGCAACCCCTTTTTTTATGATTCTTGAAGTTGCCATGGAAATGACGGTGCCTTACCTTATGGCATCCCTTGTAGACGATGGAATCGAAAAAAGCGATATGAGACATATCATTATGGTCGGAGGCATTATGTTTATTGCCGCTCTTGTAGGACTTTTTGCAGGACTTATGGGTGGCAAATACGGAGCTAAAGCTTCCGCGGGATTTGCCAAAAATCTGAGAGAAGGTATGTATAACAATATACAGACATTCTCTTTTTCCAATATTGATAAATTCAGTACGGCAGGTCTTGTAACAAGACTTACAACGGATGTAACCAATGTGCAGAACTCATACCAGATGATTTTGAGAATGTGTATGAGAGCTCCGGCAAGCCTTATTTTTGCCATGATAATTTCTTTTACAATTAATGTAAAAATGGCAAGTATATTTTTGATTGCGGTAATAATTCTTGGCGGAATACTTACCATACTTATGCTAAAAGCCAACAGGTATTTTAAACAGGCATTTCCTAAATACGATGAACTTAACGAAAGCGTTCAGGAAAATGTATCCGCAATCCGTGTGGTCAAGGCGTATGTCCGTGAAGAACATGAAGACAGGAAGTTTAAAAAAGCCAGCAATAATATTTACTCAATGTTTGTAAAAGCGGAAAATGTGCTGGTATTCAATAATCCTGCGATGATGGTTGCCATATATACCTGTATGCTTCTCATAAGCTGGATTGGTGCAAAACTTATAGTCAGCAGTAATGAGACAGCACTTACGGTAGGCAACCTTACAAGCCTTATATCTTACTGCATGAACATACTTATAAGCCTTATGATGCTTTCTATGGTATTTGTAATGATATCAATGAGTGTGTCAAGTGCAGAACGTATTGCAGAAGTGCTTAATGAAAAAGCTGATATAGTCAATCCTGATAAACCGGTTATGGAAGTAAAGGATGGAAGCATTATTTTTAACCATGTCAACTTTAAATATAAAAAAGACAGTAAAGACATGGTGTTAAGCGATATACAGCTTGATATAAAATCCGGAGAGACAATAGGAATTATCGGCGGAACCGGAAGTGCCAAGACCAGCCTTGTCAATCTTATAAGCAGACTTTACGATGTAACAGATGGTGATATAGAGGTCGGCGGCGTTGATGTCAGAAAGTATGACCTGGAAACACTCCGTAACCGGGTAAGTGTTGTTTTACAAAAAAATGTCCTTTTTTCGGGAACAATTCTTGAAAATTTAAGATGGGGCAATAAAGAAGCAACGGAAGAAGAGTGCATCAGGGCCTGCAGGCTTGCCTGTGCAGATGAGTTTATTGAGAAATTCCCTGACGGCTATAATACATACATTGAGCAGGGCGGCACCAATGTATCCGGCGGACAGAGGCAGAGACTTTGTATTGCGAGAGCCTTACTTAAAAACCCAAAGATTCTTATCCTTGATGACAGCACAAGCGCGGTTGACACAACAACGGATAAAAAAATCAGAACAGCCTTTAAAACAGAGATACCTGACATTACAAAGATTATCATTGCACAGAGAATATCAAGTGTTCAGGACGCAGACAGGATAATTGTAATGGAGGATGGTAAAATTAACGGAGTGGGAACTCACGAAGAGCTTCTTGCCGGTAATGATATATACAAAGAAGTGTATGAGTCCCAGACAGGAACGGGCGGAGACTTTGATGAAAATTCAAAAGGAGGCGATAAGTAA